The genomic DNA CTTGTTAAAAGCTAAGAAATTTTCAGCTTGGTTTTTACTATGTGTAACTGATTCTCTCATAATATTCCCAGTTTGGGcaaggatgaaagaaaaatgcgATCTCAGAACCCCAAATCTGAAACGAATTGCAGAAGAATTTATTTGACTCCCAAGGATATGCTTTGGCTTAGCAGACTTGTTAAGTGCGTCAGAGGGgtgcaggaaagcagagagaaggtTGCATGCTTCACATTGCACATATTAAAGCAAGGTGacagggtggaaaaaaaaaaaaagacaaacagcacAAAGGCAGGGAAAGCAGAATGGTCACCACTGCACACAGGAAGGCTTGAAGGGGAGGTTCTCCGACGCACCAACCTGCAGGTATCCCCCGATGCAGACACCGGGGAGAGAGGGGGGAATTTTTCTGAGAGGGGGGAAGGGCAGTCAAGGTCACTGTCCTTCTCAACCGAACAGAGTGGTGCCCGCTGCTCTTTTGTTCTCAGTTTCATTGAGGTGCTGTCCTCAAAGACGTCATCATCTCCCATGTCCTCAGAGCAGAAGTCTGTGCTTTCCACCAGCATGCTGGAGGATTTCTCAGCTTGGAAGTGACTGGAATAGCTCTCCAGTTCGTGGAACTTATGCAGACTGCTGGTGCTGGAGGtgtgggagaaggaaaaaaggtaaCGCAACAGTTTTTTGCTTCTTGAGGTGTCATGGTCCACTCTGTCCTCCAGCAAGGGGATATGTACAGCGCTGCGGTTTTCTGCTCCTCCTGATGCACTCGAATAGTTGGAAAGGGAAGGGATGTAGGAGTGTTTAGAATTGCTAAAAGAAAGAGGCCTGAGATTCAGCGATTTCCTCTCTTTAAGATGAAATTTGTTAATCCTCAAACACTGCTCTTGAGTCGGGGTCAATTTGCCTTCCGAGCATGTTCGCTCCACGTAGTCAAAGCACTCACCGGTGCTCTGTGCCTTCTGGTCCACGTCATTGAGGGACTTGGAGAATTTCAGAGTGCGGGTGGGCTTTACATTCTTAGCAGCCCTGAGCGCCTGGCCCCGATCCTGCCCATGGGAGTTTCTCTTTGCTGCATGTAACGTGTCCTGACAGATTACTGTCACAGTGACCCCTTGTGTCAGAGAACTCTGGCAGTGAGGATTTTTCAAGACAACAGCAGACTGCACTGGACTGTGATGACaacattcagaaaacactgcactggaactgcatgcagaacagtggaataaaaagcacagaaagtaaaaaaaaaacaattacatAAGAGAACACATATAattaaaagtgaagaaatgagAATTACAGCTAGTGTGGGAATGGCAAACATAGCGGGCCAGTCAGTGGGATTCAATGAAGCAGTGTTAGATAGCAGTCGAGTCAAACAAATGGAACGCTTCAGACCAGAACCCCATGTTGCTTACTTCCCCATCCACatgctttttcagttttggtttttcttaaatgaagcTTGCACAAGCCTCACTGTAGCTATGCAAACAGGACAATTTACCTGCAGATGTCCTGGTTGGATGGCGTAACAGAAGTCCGAGAGAAGCTATGGGGAGCTGTGATAGAGGTTGGACTTCCAGCCTGCAGTGACataaaaataaaggggaaaaaaaaaacagacacaaaaaaaaaagcaagtcagAAGTCAGAAAAATTCTGTAGGCACAGCAGTCACCTTCAGGGTTGAACACAGCATATGGAGTCAGATAACACTCTACATCAGATATTCAAGGGCTGGTTGCAA from Lagopus muta isolate bLagMut1 chromosome 5, bLagMut1 primary, whole genome shotgun sequence includes the following:
- the MARCHF8 gene encoding E3 ubiquitin-protein ligase MARCHF8 isoform X1 — protein: MNMPLHQISVIPAQDVTSSRVSRSKTKEKEEQNEKALGHSVSRSSNISKAGSPTSITAPHSFSRTSVTPSNQDICSSSAVFSECCHHSPVQSAVVLKNPHCQSSLTQGVTVTVICQDTLHAAKRNSHGQDRGQALRAAKNVKPTRTLKFSKSLNDVDQKAQSTGECFDYVERTCSEGKLTPTQEQCLRINKFHLKERKSLNLRPLSFSNSKHSYIPSLSNYSSASGGAENRSAVHIPLLEDRVDHDTSRSKKLLRYLFSFSHTSSTSSLHKFHELESYSSHFQAEKSSSMLVESTDFCSEDMGDDDVFEDSTSMKLRTKEQRAPLCSVEKDSDLDCPSPLSEKFPPLSPVSASGDTCRICHCEGDDESPLITPCHCTGSLHFVHQACLQQWIKSSDTRCCELCKYEFIMETKLKPLRKWEKLQMTASERRKIMCSVTFHIIAITCVVWSLYVLIDRTAEEIKQGQTTGILEWPFWTKLVVVAIGFTGGLLFMYVQCKVYVQLWKRLKAYNRVIYVQNCPETSKKNIFEKPALMEPNFESKEMLGVHHSDTNSSHYTEPEDCAAEILHV
- the MARCHF8 gene encoding E3 ubiquitin-protein ligase MARCHF8 isoform X2, with product MNMPLHQISVIPAQDVTSSRVSRSKTKEKEEQAGSPTSITAPHSFSRTSVTPSNQDICSSSAVFSECCHHSPVQSAVVLKNPHCQSSLTQGVTVTVICQDTLHAAKRNSHGQDRGQALRAAKNVKPTRTLKFSKSLNDVDQKAQSTGECFDYVERTCSEGKLTPTQEQCLRINKFHLKERKSLNLRPLSFSNSKHSYIPSLSNYSSASGGAENRSAVHIPLLEDRVDHDTSRSKKLLRYLFSFSHTSSTSSLHKFHELESYSSHFQAEKSSSMLVESTDFCSEDMGDDDVFEDSTSMKLRTKEQRAPLCSVEKDSDLDCPSPLSEKFPPLSPVSASGDTCRICHCEGDDESPLITPCHCTGSLHFVHQACLQQWIKSSDTRCCELCKYEFIMETKLKPLRKWEKLQMTASERRKIMCSVTFHIIAITCVVWSLYVLIDRTAEEIKQGQTTGILEWPFWTKLVVVAIGFTGGLLFMYVQCKVYVQLWKRLKAYNRVIYVQNCPETSKKNIFEKPALMEPNFESKEMLGVHHSDTNSSHYTEPEDCAAEILHV